From Carassius auratus strain Wakin chromosome 33, ASM336829v1, whole genome shotgun sequence, the proteins below share one genomic window:
- the LOC113052713 gene encoding probable cytosolic iron-sulfur protein assembly protein ciao1, with the protein MKGALELLQRVSAHPDARCWCVAWSPSGSLLASCGGDRAIRIWGKEGDSWECKCVLADGHQRTVRKVAWSPCGKYLASASFDATTCIWKKTNDDFESLTVLEGHENEVKCVAWAPSGSLLATCSRDKSVWIWEVDEEDDYECVSVVNSHTQDVKHVVWHPTQELLASASYDNKVCIYKEEDDDWECRATLEGHESTVWSLAFDPEGLRLASCSDDRTVKIWKQSTAGDGSSVESWKCLCTLSGFHGRTIYDVAWCRLTGALATACGDDGVRVFKEDPTADPEQPVFFMSAHVPKAHSQDVNCVSWNPKEAGLLATCSDNGEFAIWKYSSDS; encoded by the exons ATGAAGGGCGCGCTGGAGCTGCTGCAGAGGGTGAGCGCGCACCCAGACGCGCGTTGCTGGTGCGTTGCGTGGAGCCCGTCGGGTAGTCTGCTCGCGTCCTGCGGCGGGGACCGCGCGATCAGAATTTGGGGTAAAGAAG GGGACAGTTGGGAGTGTAAGTGTGTCCTGGCCGATGGACACCAGCGTACGGTCAGAAAGGTGGCCTGGTCTCCCTGCGGGAAATATCTGGCATCAGCCAGCTTTGATGCCACAACATGCATCTGGAAGAAGACAAATGATGATTTTGAG tccCTGACAGTGTTAGAAGGTCATGAGAATGAGGTCAAGTGTGTGGCCTGGGCTCCGTCTGGAAGCTTACTAGCCACCTGCAGCAGAGACAAAAGTGTTTGGATCTGGGAAG TGGACGAGGAGGATGATTATGAGTGTGTAAGTGTTGTGAATTCACACACGCAGGACGTGAAACATGTCGTTTGGCACCCAACACAGGAG CTTCTCGCTTCAGCCAGTTATGACAACaaagtgtgtatttataaagAGGAGGATGATGACTGGGAATGTAGAGCCACCTTAGAGGGTCACGAATCCACGGTTTGGAGTCTGGCCTTTGACCCTGAGGGACTGAGATTGGCGTCTTGTAGCGATGATCGTACCGTGAAGATCTGGAAGCAGTCGACGGCTGGAGATG GTTCATCGGTTGAGTCCTGGAAGTGTCTCTGTACCTTGTCTGGATTCCATGGAAGAACAATATATGATGTTGCATG GTGTCGTCTGACCGGTGCTTTGGCCACAGCATGTGGTGATGACGGAGTACGAGTATTCAAAGAAGACCCCACCGCTGACCCAGAGCAGCCCGTCTTCTTCATGTCAGCCCATGTGCCCAAAGCCCACAGTCAGGACGTCAACTGCGTGTCCTGGAACCCGAAGGAGGCGGGGCTTCTGGCCACCTGCAGTGACAACGGAGAGTTTGCCATCTGGAAGTACAGCTCTGATTCCTGA
- the ufd1l gene encoding ubiquitin recognition factor in ER-associated degradation protein 1, translating into MFSFNMFEPHVGRVFQNRFSTQYRCYSVSMLAGPNDRSDVEKGGKIIMPPSALDQLSRLNITYPMLFKLTNKNSDRMTHCGVLEFVADEGICYLPHWMMQNLLLEEGGLVQVESVNLMVATYSKFQPQSPDFLDITNPKAVLENALRNFACLTTGDVIAINYNEKIYELRVMETKPDKAVSIIECDMNVDFDAPLGYKEPERYMQRPEEPTEEDTDPSNYEMDMGFRAFTGSGNRLDGKKKGIEPSPAPLDPSDIKRGIPNYDFKIGRITFIRNSRQQPRKTEPDDAASNFIAFSGEGQSLRKKDRKP; encoded by the exons ATG TTTTCCTTCAACATGTTTGAGCCCCATGTGGGCCGGGTTTTCCAGAACCGTTTCTCCACTCAGTACCGGTGTTATTCTGTATCCATGCTGGCGGGACCCAATGACCGTTCAGATGTGGAGAAAGGAGGAAAGA TAATTATGCCCCCGTCTGCTTTGGACCAGCTAA GCAGACTTAACATCACATACCCCATGCTGTTCAAACTCACTAACAAGAATTCAGACAGAATGACACACTGCGGTGTTCTGGAGTTTGTGGCAGATGAAGGCATCTGTTACCTTCCTCACTGG ATGATGCAGAACTTGTTGTTGGAGGAGGGTGGTTTGGTCCAGGTGGAGAGTGTGAATCTCATGGTGGCCACATACTCCAAATTCCAGCCGCAGAGTCCAGATTTCCTGGATATCACAAAtcctaaagctgt actaGAGAACGCTTTGAGGAATTTCGCCTGTTTGACCACAGGAGACGTGATCGCTATCAATTATAATGAAAAG ATTTATGAGTTACGTGTCATGGAAACCAAACCAGACAAGGCAGTGTCCATCATTGAGTGTGACATGAAT GTGGACTTTGATGCTCCTCTTGGATACAAAGAACCAGAGAGATACATGCAGCGTCCTGAAGAACCAACA GAAGAGGATACTGATCCAAGTAACTATGAGATGGACATGGGTTTCAGA GCCTTTACCGGTTCTGGGAATCGTCTAGATGGGAAGAAGAAAGGCATTGAGCCGAGTCCAGCACCCCTCGATCCCAGTGACATCAAACG agGAATTCCTAACTATGATTTTAAAATCGGGAGGATCACCTTCATCCGTAACTCCAGACAACAGCCCCGAAAAACTGAACCA GATGATGCAGCCAGTAACTTCATTGCTTTTTCTGGGGAAGGACAGTCCCTTCGCAAGAAAGACCGAAAACCCTGA
- the LOC113052715 gene encoding cell division control protein 45 homolog, whose translation MFVTDIRKEFYDVVVNQRVALFVSPDIDALCACKVLQSLFHCDQVQYTLVPVAGWQDLGTAFMEHKEQYQYFVLINCGANVDLLETLQPEEDSVFFICDTHRPVDVVNVYNDTQIKLLIKQDDDLGVPSYDDIFRDDEEDEEGDGNDSGNESDGSAEPSGKRRRYDEDALERRIERQRARREWEARRREILFDYEQYEFHGTSAALVMFELAWVMSKDTKDMLWWSVIGVTDQWVHDKIPHMKYVTDIATLQRHVSRHNHRNEDEENSLSIDCMRITFEYDLRLVLYQHWSLYESICNSSYTSCSFKLWSINGQKKLQEFLADMGLPLKQVRQKFNCMDMTIKENLREVIEESANKFSMKDIRVQTFAVNFGFKNRFLASDVVHAAAALLENVEKDETSADNFIKALDCLSRSNLERLHLGIDLAKKKLKAIQQTVASCICTNLILSQGPFLYCHLLEGTPDVKLFSKPLALTLLCKYLLKAFLCSTRNKRCKILPLIMAAPLDVEKGTVIVLGIPPESETSDKKNFFGRAFEKAAESTSSRTLHDHFDTSVIELKMEDRGKFLDALITLLS comes from the exons ATGTTTGTGACCGATATTCGAAAGGAATTTTATGATGTTGTCGTTAATCAG AGAGTGGCCCTGTTCGTGTCTCCTGATATTGATGCTTTGTGTGCCTGTAAAGTTCTGCAG TCTTTATTTCACTGTGATCAAGTCCAGTATACTCTGGTTCCTGTGGCAGGATGGCAGGATTTGGGGACTGCCTTTATGGAGCATAAAGAACAG TACCAGTACTTTGTTTTGATAAACTGTGGAGCAAATGTGGACCTGCTGGAGACCCTTCAGCCTGAGGAAGACTCCGTTTTCTTCATCTGTGACACACACCGACCTGTTGATGTGGTTAATGTCTATAATGACACACAG ATTAAGCTCCTGATAAAGCAGGATGACGACCTTGGTGTACCGTCCTACGATGACATCTTCCGTGATGATGAGGAGGACGAAGAAGGAGATGGCAATGATTCTGGAAATGAAAGTGATGGAAGCGCAGAGCCTTCTGGGAAACGAAGGCGTTATGATGAG GATGCATTGGAAAGGAGAATAGAACGTCAACGGGCCAGACGGGAATGGGAAGCTCGAAG gagAGAGATTCTGTTTGATTACGAGCAGTATGAGTTTCATGGGACATCA gcaGCACTGGTGATGTTTGAGCTGGCCTGGGTCATGTCTAAAGACACCAAAGACATGCTGTG GTGGAGTGTCATTGGAGTGACAGATCAGTGGGTTCATGATAAAATCCCACA CATGAAATATGTGACAGACATCGCCACCCTTCAGCGCCACGTGTCCCGACACAACCATAGAAACGAGGATGAGGAGAACTCGCTGTCCATCGACTGCATGAGGATCACCTTTGAATACGA TCTGAGGTTGGTGTTGTATCAGCACTGGTCTCTGTATGAGAGCATCTGTAACTCCTCCTACACATCCTGCAGCTTTAAACTCTGGTCCATCAACGGACAGAAAAAACTCCAAGAGTTCCTGGCAGACATGGG TCTCCCACTCAAGCAGGTGCGGCAGAAGTTTAACTGTATGGATATGACGATTAAAGAGAACCTGCGTGAAGTAATCGAGGAATCGGCCAATAAATtcag CATGAAAGACATCCGTGTGCAGACGTTCGCCGTAAACTTTGGCTTTAAGAACCGGTTCCTGGCCAGTGATGTAGTTCACGCTGCGGCTGCTCTGCTGGAGAACGTGGAGAAGGATGAAACGTCAGCGGACAACTTCATCAAAGCTCTGGACTGTCTGTCCAG GAGTAATCTAGAGAGGTTGCATTTGGGCATTGATCTGGCCAAGAAGAAACTGAAGGCCATTCAGCAGACCGTGGCGAGCTGCATCTGCACCAACCTCATCCTCTCACAGGGGCCTTTCCTCTATTGTCATTTGCTGGAG GGAACACCAGATGTGAAGCTGTTTTCTAAACCTCTGGCTCTGACCCTTCTCTGCAAATATCTGCTCAAAGCATTCCTCTGCTCC ACGAGGAACAAGCGCTGTAAGATTCTTCCATTGATCATGGCGGCTCCTCTGGATGTGGAGAAGGGAACTGTGATTGTCCTGGGAATTCCACCAGAATCGGAAACCTCAGACAAGAAAAA TTTCTTTGGCCGGGCTTTTGAAAAGGCAGCTGAGAGCACCAGCTCCAGAACTCTACACGATCATTTCGACACTTCAG TTATTGAGCTAAAGATGGAGGACAGAGGGAAGTTTCTGGATGCCCTCATCACCCTGTTGTCATAA
- the LOC113052719 gene encoding claudin-4-like yields the protein MASAALELLGLMLCVFGTLLEMTACGLPTWKVTAFIEANIVVAQNIWEGLWMTCAVQSTGQMQCKIHDSMLALNHDLQAARALMVISSVLCVIGLMVVIAGAQCTNCIKTESVKARVVNVGGVIYIISGIFVLVPLCWMANNIISDFYNPQILASQKREIGSALYIGWAATALLLLGGSMLCCSCPSSGSTGYSVKYAPTNRPTSNGEYDKRNYV from the coding sequence ATGGCTTCCGCGGCTCTGGAGCTCCTGGGTCTGATGCTGTGCGTCTTCGGCACACTCTTGGAGATGACCGCCTGCGGGCTGCCCACCTGGAAGGTGACCGCCTTCATCGAAGCCAACATCGTGGTGGCGCAGAACATCTGGGAAGGTCTGTGGATGACGTGCGCCGTGCAGAGCACCGGCCAGATGCAGTGCAAGATTCACGACTCCATGCTCGCGCTCAACCACGACCTCCAAGCCGCGCGCGCTCTCATGGTCATCTCGTCCGTCTTGTGCGTCATCGGGCTGATGGTGGTGATCGCCGGCGCGCAGTGCACCAACTGCATCAAGACGGAGAGCGTGAAGGCGCGCGTGGTGAACGTCGGAGGCGTCATCTACATCATCAGTGGCATATTCGTGCTCGTGCCCCTGTGCTGGATGGCCAACAACATCATCTCCGACTTCTACAACCCTCAGATTCTGGCGTCCCAGAAGCGGGAGATCGGCTCGGCGCTCTACATCGGCTGGGCGGCCACCGCGCTGCTTCTTCTCGGGGGAAGCATGCTCTGCTGCTCGTGTCCGTCCTCTGGAAGCACAGGCTACTCGGTCAAATACGCACCCACCAACAGACCAACATCTAACGGGGAGTATGACAAGAGGAATTACGTTTAG